Below is a genomic region from Halorubrum depositum.
CCGGGACCGGAAGCGACGCGGAAGTCGAGACGGGGCGGTGACGGAACGGTGAGCTAGGCGCCGGGGCGGAGCGGCGCCGCGCAGCGCCGGCAGTAGTTGAACTCCGACTCGTTGGCCGCGCCGCACTGGGGGCACGTCGCGCCGGGGTCGCCGCGGTCGGTCGGGTAGCCGTCCGGCCCCGCCGCCTCGCGGTCGTCGGAGGTGGCCGGCGGTCCCCGCCCGTACTCCTCGTCTTCCGTGTACTTCTCCACCTCGCCGGCCCGCCGACGCCGCCGTCGATCGCGCCCCTCGCGGACGATCCCGCGGAGCACGCGGATCCCGAGCCCCAGCGCGACGAGCAGCAGCGCCCCCGC
It encodes:
- a CDS encoding zinc ribbon domain-containing protein, with the protein product MIDAGPVYLAVAGALLLVALGLGIRVLRGIVREGRDRRRRRRAGEVEKYTEDEEYGRGPPATSDDREAAGPDGYPTDRGDPGATCPQCGAANESEFNYCRRCAAPLRPGA